The DNA segment TATCATCACTTATCGTTATGTAAGTATAATAACATGATAAGATAATAATGGCGATAATAATAGAAAACCCAATATACTTATCACATTTTGACGTGATGTGTCATAGGCCTCTCTGGGTGAGGATGATGTTTAAAAGGGATGAATCCGAGTGAGGGGTTGAAAGGAGCTTTGCCTCCTGTTCTTAAAGGCTAGGTAAGGGGTTGTAGAATTGGGTACTCGCGCTGAGAAACCGCCTTTCTATTTTCATTTTTCTATATTATTTTTCCTATAATTATTAGTTAAAGGTTAGAGGGGGAGTAGTTTGGTTGGTGATACTGGGAGGATAAGGAGTTGGAGTATGCCTTGTTATCGCCTTGTAGTTAAAGCCATCGAGGAGGTGGAGGGCTTATTTTGCCAGTATCTAAGTCTCGTGGGTAGGGGGTCGTAGAGTGGTTGGGTTTGTTCTATTGTTAGAGGTTTCAGCTTTCTAGGTTAGCTCAGCTTTTTAAGCCTAGTTGGTTCATATAATGCTCGGGGCGCTGAGTTATGGTTGAAGCGAGTAATGTTGAGTTGGCGAGGCTGATGTTGAAGACTGGGGCTGTGAAGTTTGGTGTGTTCACTTTGACGAGTGGAAGGCTCAGCCCCTACTATGTGGACTTACGAGTCATACCCAGCTATCCATCGGCTCTGAGGAGGGTGGTGGACATGTATCAGAGGGTCGTAGAGGAAGATGTGGGATTGGACGCCGTGGACCGGGTGGCTGGGGTTCCCACAGCCGGCATGCCATTCGCCAGCATCATCGCGTATAACAATATGAAGCCCTTTCTGTATGTGAGGAAGGAGGTTAAACCTCATGGAAGGGAAAG comes from the Candidatus Bathyarchaeia archaeon genome and includes:
- the pyrE gene encoding orotate phosphoribosyltransferase, with product MVEASNVELARLMLKTGAVKFGVFTLTSGRLSPYYVDLRVIPSYPSALRRVVDMYQRVVEEDVGLDAVDRVAGVPTAGMPFASIIAYNNMKPFLYVRKEVKPHGRERRIEGVLKPGDRVLIVDDLATTGKSGLSAVEAIQAEGGVVEHVVVLVDREEGAAEALAERGVKLHPVIGIGDLADRLVEIGAITEEQRREILAQREKKKG